A stretch of Anaeromyxobacter dehalogenans 2CP-1 DNA encodes these proteins:
- a CDS encoding DUF2334 domain-containing protein, with the protein MTTRRPTSLVAVACLAWLLAGAARRADAASTMSAAAGAGLATLVLYDDGDPALARASAISAANLASHFGPWRTLAVRDYQPGDASRARAVIYVGTAGAAPPPPALVDEVLQGTPPVLWLDEGLERPGSRARLLDRYGFAPGAPEAQRVDRVRYKGVELSRDADAAGPLHTVTVRGGAARVIASAVTADGAEVPWAVRSGSLTYVAENPLVATAEGDRYLAFCDLLFDLLAPATPERHRALVRIEDVLPTDDPARLRRLADTLAAAGVPFGVAIVPLYVDDRRPDRRRVVRWTDAPAALAALRYMLARGGVPVMHGYTHQRDATPSAFGGVSGLDFEFWTGRVDAAGTVRLEGPVPGDGAERARRRALRGLRELERAEIDRPEIFEYPHYAGSAEASAALARLFPAAYHRGLYFSGRLGGPAADGGGEPVAQLFPFEVTDVYGWRVLPENLGRYAPYGGSGVRARRVEDLVRTARASRVVRDGFASFFFDARDDPRALAEIVRGIQAAGYAFVSPRALVPRPHGR; encoded by the coding sequence GTGACGACGCGCCGCCCGACCTCGCTGGTGGCGGTCGCATGCCTGGCGTGGCTGCTGGCGGGCGCTGCCCGCCGCGCGGACGCGGCGTCGACGATGAGCGCTGCGGCCGGCGCGGGCCTCGCCACGCTGGTCCTGTACGACGACGGCGATCCCGCGCTGGCCCGGGCGTCCGCGATCTCGGCGGCGAACCTGGCCTCGCACTTCGGCCCGTGGCGGACGCTCGCGGTCCGCGATTACCAGCCCGGCGACGCCTCCCGCGCGCGCGCCGTCATCTACGTCGGGACGGCCGGGGCCGCGCCGCCTCCGCCCGCGCTCGTGGACGAGGTGCTCCAGGGAACGCCGCCGGTCCTGTGGCTGGACGAGGGGCTCGAGCGTCCCGGGTCGCGGGCGCGCCTGCTCGACCGATACGGCTTCGCGCCGGGCGCCCCGGAGGCGCAGCGCGTCGATCGCGTGCGGTACAAGGGCGTCGAGCTGTCCCGGGACGCCGACGCGGCGGGGCCGCTCCACACCGTCACGGTCCGCGGCGGGGCCGCGCGGGTGATCGCGTCCGCGGTGACCGCGGACGGCGCGGAGGTGCCGTGGGCGGTCAGGTCGGGGAGCCTCACCTACGTCGCCGAGAACCCGCTGGTGGCGACCGCCGAGGGCGATCGCTACCTGGCGTTCTGCGACCTGCTGTTCGATCTCCTCGCGCCCGCCACGCCCGAGCGCCACCGCGCGCTGGTCCGGATCGAGGACGTCCTGCCCACCGACGACCCGGCGCGGCTGCGGAGGCTGGCCGACACGCTCGCGGCGGCCGGCGTGCCCTTCGGCGTCGCGATCGTCCCGCTGTACGTGGACGACCGGCGCCCCGATCGGCGCCGGGTGGTGCGGTGGACGGACGCGCCGGCCGCGCTCGCCGCGCTCCGCTACATGCTGGCCAGGGGCGGGGTCCCGGTGATGCACGGGTACACGCACCAGCGCGACGCCACGCCCTCCGCGTTCGGCGGCGTCTCCGGCCTGGACTTCGAGTTCTGGACCGGCCGGGTGGACGCCGCCGGCACGGTCCGGCTCGAGGGGCCGGTGCCCGGGGACGGCGCCGAGCGCGCCCGACGCCGGGCGCTGCGCGGGCTGCGGGAGCTGGAGCGCGCCGAGATCGACCGGCCCGAGATCTTCGAGTACCCGCACTACGCCGGGTCGGCCGAGGCGTCCGCCGCGCTCGCGCGGCTGTTCCCGGCGGCGTACCACCGCGGCCTCTACTTCTCGGGACGGCTCGGCGGTCCCGCCGCGGACGGCGGCGGTGAGCCGGTGGCGCAGCTGTTCCCGTTCGAGGTGACCGACGTCTACGGGTGGCGGGTGCTGCCGGAGAACCTCGGGCGCTACGCGCCGTACGGCGGGAGCGGGGTGCGCGCGCGGCGGGTGGAGGACCTCGTGCGCACCGCGCGGGCGAGCCGGGTGGTGCGCGACGGCTTCGCGAGCTTCTTCTTCGACGCGAGGGACGACCCGCGGGCGCTCGCCGAGATCGTCCGCGGCATCCAGGCGGCGGGCTACGCGTTCGTGAGCCCCCGCGCGCTCGTCCCGCGCCCGCACGGCAGGTAG
- a CDS encoding DUF2334 domain-containing protein, whose product MTTRRWKRWGGWVAALALASMAGWAAAAGQDATSAPRDDARHDGAASTLVLYDEGGPWGWMGELYAASVGNLVSHFGRWRAMPVGRYRAGDLARHDAAVYVGSTYDEPLPAAFLTDVLEQRTPVLWVGDNLWALARHAGSERFQQRFGFLPGEYDPRRVEAVRYKGVELTRDAVHNDAKLVGVTLPPAGGARVLATGVARGGGTLPWAVRGGHLTFVAENPLTYATERDRYLAFCDLLFDLLAPGTPERHRALVRIEDVLPTDDPARLRALADALAAEGVPFAVAVIPVYVDPRAAYSDDGRPQRVTWSDVPEAAAALRYMVAKGGTLVMHGYTHQLGTRPAPYTGVSGDDFEFWTAHVDANDRVVLDGPAPGDSEAWALDRARRGLRELERAGLGRPAIFEYPHYAGSAADSRALAGVFPNAYHRGLYFAGVLGGEKGPPARSMGQFFPYEVNDAYGWHVLPENLGNYSPKAFNGHPPRLPDELVANARANRVVRDGFASFFFHGYYDPAVLVEIVRGIREAGFTFVGAASLAAGSPEPVRAAAREPRGARQ is encoded by the coding sequence ATGACGACGCGACGGTGGAAGCGGTGGGGAGGGTGGGTGGCTGCGCTGGCGCTGGCGTCGATGGCCGGCTGGGCCGCGGCGGCCGGCCAGGACGCGACGAGCGCGCCGCGCGACGACGCTCGCCACGACGGGGCAGCCTCGACGCTGGTGCTCTACGACGAGGGCGGTCCTTGGGGGTGGATGGGCGAGCTCTACGCGGCGTCGGTCGGCAACCTCGTCTCCCACTTCGGTCGCTGGCGCGCCATGCCGGTCGGGCGCTACCGGGCCGGCGACCTGGCCCGCCACGACGCCGCCGTATACGTGGGCTCCACCTACGACGAGCCGCTCCCGGCGGCGTTCCTGACCGACGTCCTCGAGCAGCGGACGCCGGTGCTGTGGGTCGGCGACAACCTGTGGGCGCTCGCCCGGCACGCCGGGAGCGAGCGCTTCCAGCAGCGGTTCGGGTTCCTCCCCGGCGAGTACGATCCGCGCCGCGTCGAGGCGGTCCGGTACAAGGGGGTCGAGCTCACCCGCGACGCGGTCCACAACGACGCGAAGCTGGTGGGCGTGACCCTGCCGCCCGCCGGCGGCGCGCGCGTGCTCGCCACCGGCGTCGCCCGGGGCGGGGGCACGCTCCCGTGGGCGGTGCGGGGCGGCCACCTCACGTTCGTCGCCGAGAACCCGCTCACCTACGCGACCGAGCGCGATCGCTACCTCGCGTTCTGCGACCTGCTGTTCGACCTGCTCGCGCCGGGAACGCCCGAGCGCCACCGCGCGCTGGTCCGGATCGAGGACGTGCTGCCGACCGACGACCCCGCGCGCCTGCGCGCGCTGGCGGACGCGCTCGCCGCCGAGGGCGTCCCGTTCGCCGTGGCCGTGATCCCCGTCTACGTGGACCCGCGCGCGGCCTACAGCGACGACGGCCGGCCGCAGCGCGTGACCTGGAGCGACGTGCCCGAGGCGGCGGCCGCGCTCCGGTACATGGTCGCGAAGGGCGGCACGCTGGTCATGCACGGCTACACCCACCAGCTCGGGACGCGGCCGGCGCCCTACACCGGCGTCTCCGGCGACGACTTCGAGTTCTGGACCGCGCACGTGGACGCGAACGACCGGGTGGTCCTCGACGGGCCGGCCCCGGGCGACTCCGAGGCGTGGGCGCTCGACCGCGCCCGACGCGGCCTCCGCGAGCTGGAGCGGGCGGGGCTGGGCAGGCCGGCGATCTTCGAGTACCCGCACTACGCCGGGTCGGCGGCCGACTCGCGCGCGCTCGCGGGCGTGTTCCCGAACGCGTACCACCGCGGGCTCTACTTCGCGGGCGTCCTCGGCGGCGAGAAGGGCCCGCCCGCACGGTCCATGGGCCAGTTCTTCCCGTACGAGGTGAACGACGCGTACGGCTGGCACGTGCTTCCGGAGAACCTGGGGAACTACTCCCCCAAGGCGTTCAACGGGCATCCACCGCGGCTCCCGGACGAGCTCGTCGCGAACGCCCGCGCGAACCGCGTGGTGCGCGACGGGTTCGCGAGCTTCTTCTTCCACGGCTACTACGACCCGGCCGTCCTGGTCGAGATCGTCCGCGGGATCCGCGAGGCCGGCTTCACGTTCGTCGGCGCCGCCTCGCTCGCGGCCGGCTCGCCCGAGCCGGTCCGGGCGGCCGCGCGCGAGCCTCGAGGGGCTCGGCAATGA
- the mutS gene encoding DNA mismatch repair protein MutS, with protein sequence MPEIAQAHTPMMRQYLETKARYPDAILFFRLGDFYEMFFEDALTASEALQITLTARSKGDDKVPMCGVPYHAARGYVARLLEKGFKVAICDQVEEPGKSQLVKREVTRVVTPGMVLDDQVLDPREASWLGAVALEDGRAGLALLDASTGQLQCGEVDGDERLVDELRRAGVRELVFSSAADGARTDAIARAAGAPAARRDAAEFDRAEDRLRKHLGVPSLDGFGVSGLPLGLAAAAAALAYLADTQRATPRHVDRISRLSTDDVLLLDEATRTNLELERTLSGGRKKGTLLALLDRTVTAPGGRRLAEWLRYPLTDLARIGARLDAVEELTGAAVAREELALALRPVADLERLLSRLVLGQGNARDLRALAGALLALPALAGVLEARGAARLREAGARLRGLEALAAHLDAAVAEEPPATLREGGFIRRGHSAELDEIVAIAEDGKGWIAAMEAKERERTGIGSLKVRFNKVFGYYLEVTKPNLHLVPKDWERRQTTVGGERFVTPELKTFEEKVLTAEERRAALEERLFEALRQAVAAEAPRVRTAADAVATADALLSLSRVAAERGYVRPEVDASEALEIVDGRHPVVEAVLPDGPAAYVPNDVLVASRGAPECGEHGALLVITGPNMAGKSTVMRQAALVVLLAQMGAFVPARRARIGLVDRIFTRVGASDDLARGRSTFMVEMTETAAILHNATRRSLVVLDEIGRGTSTFDGVSIAWAVAEHLHDVTGCRTLFATHYHELQDLARERPAVRNLTVAVREVGDRVVFLRKLVQGGASRSYGIEVAKLAGLPAEVLARAREILKNLEAMEVDEGGHPALARGRRRRAGPSAAQLGLFGGGAPADPAAEDVAKAIRAIDLDALRPLDALNLLAGWKKSLE encoded by the coding sequence ATGCCGGAGATCGCCCAGGCCCACACGCCGATGATGCGGCAGTACCTCGAGACCAAGGCGAGGTACCCCGACGCCATCCTGTTCTTCCGCCTCGGCGACTTCTACGAGATGTTCTTCGAGGACGCGCTCACCGCGTCCGAGGCGCTGCAGATCACGCTGACGGCGCGCTCCAAGGGCGACGACAAGGTCCCGATGTGCGGCGTGCCCTACCACGCGGCGCGGGGCTACGTGGCGCGCCTGCTGGAGAAGGGCTTCAAGGTCGCCATCTGCGACCAGGTCGAGGAGCCGGGCAAGTCGCAGCTCGTGAAGCGCGAGGTCACCCGGGTGGTGACGCCGGGCATGGTCCTCGACGACCAGGTGCTCGATCCGCGCGAGGCGAGCTGGCTGGGCGCGGTGGCGCTGGAGGACGGGCGCGCCGGGCTGGCGCTGCTCGACGCCTCGACCGGGCAGCTCCAGTGCGGAGAGGTGGACGGCGACGAGCGGCTGGTGGACGAGCTGCGCCGGGCCGGCGTGCGCGAGCTGGTGTTCTCGAGCGCGGCGGACGGCGCGCGGACCGACGCGATCGCGCGCGCGGCGGGGGCACCGGCGGCCCGCCGCGACGCGGCCGAGTTCGACCGCGCCGAGGACCGGCTGCGCAAGCACCTGGGCGTGCCGAGCCTGGACGGCTTCGGGGTCTCCGGGCTGCCGCTCGGGCTCGCCGCGGCCGCGGCCGCGCTCGCCTACCTCGCCGACACGCAGCGCGCGACGCCGCGCCACGTGGACCGGATCTCGCGGCTCTCCACCGACGACGTCCTCCTGCTCGACGAGGCCACCCGCACGAACCTCGAGCTGGAGCGGACGCTGTCCGGCGGCCGCAAGAAGGGGACGCTGCTCGCGCTCCTGGATCGCACCGTGACCGCGCCCGGCGGGCGGCGCCTGGCGGAGTGGCTGCGCTACCCGCTCACCGACCTCGCGCGCATCGGGGCGCGGCTCGACGCGGTGGAGGAGCTCACCGGCGCCGCGGTGGCGCGCGAGGAGCTGGCGCTGGCGCTCCGGCCGGTCGCAGACCTGGAGCGGCTGCTCTCGCGGCTGGTGCTGGGGCAGGGGAACGCGCGGGACCTGCGGGCGCTGGCGGGCGCGCTCCTGGCGCTGCCGGCGCTCGCGGGCGTGCTCGAGGCGCGCGGCGCCGCGCGGCTGCGCGAGGCGGGCGCGCGGCTGCGCGGGCTGGAGGCGCTGGCGGCGCACCTCGACGCGGCCGTCGCCGAGGAGCCGCCGGCCACCCTGCGCGAGGGCGGGTTCATCCGCCGGGGCCACTCCGCCGAGCTGGACGAGATCGTCGCCATCGCCGAGGACGGCAAGGGGTGGATCGCCGCCATGGAGGCGAAGGAGCGGGAGCGCACCGGGATCGGCTCGCTCAAGGTCCGCTTCAACAAGGTCTTCGGCTACTACCTCGAGGTCACCAAGCCCAACCTGCACCTCGTCCCCAAGGACTGGGAGCGGCGGCAGACCACGGTCGGCGGCGAGCGCTTCGTCACCCCCGAGCTGAAGACGTTCGAGGAGAAGGTCCTCACCGCCGAGGAGCGGCGGGCGGCGCTGGAGGAGCGGCTGTTCGAGGCGCTGCGGCAGGCGGTCGCCGCCGAGGCGCCGCGGGTGCGCACCGCGGCGGACGCGGTCGCCACCGCGGACGCGCTCCTGTCGCTCTCGCGCGTCGCGGCGGAGCGCGGCTACGTGCGGCCCGAGGTGGACGCGTCCGAGGCGCTCGAGATCGTGGACGGGCGCCACCCGGTGGTGGAGGCGGTGCTGCCGGACGGGCCGGCCGCCTACGTGCCGAACGACGTCCTGGTGGCCTCGCGCGGCGCGCCGGAGTGCGGCGAGCACGGCGCGCTGCTGGTCATCACCGGGCCGAACATGGCCGGCAAGAGCACGGTGATGCGCCAGGCGGCGCTGGTGGTGCTGCTCGCGCAGATGGGCGCGTTCGTGCCGGCGCGGCGCGCGCGCATCGGGCTGGTGGACCGGATCTTCACGCGGGTGGGCGCCTCCGACGACCTGGCGCGGGGCCGCTCCACGTTCATGGTGGAGATGACCGAGACCGCGGCCATCCTCCACAACGCCACCCGCCGGTCGCTGGTGGTGCTCGACGAGATCGGCCGCGGCACCTCCACGTTCGACGGCGTGTCCATCGCCTGGGCGGTCGCGGAGCACCTCCACGACGTGACCGGCTGCCGCACGCTGTTCGCGACGCACTACCACGAGCTGCAGGACCTCGCGCGTGAGCGGCCGGCGGTGCGCAACCTCACGGTGGCGGTGCGCGAGGTGGGCGACCGGGTGGTGTTCCTGCGCAAGCTGGTGCAGGGCGGCGCGTCGCGCAGCTACGGCATCGAGGTCGCGAAGCTGGCGGGCCTGCCGGCCGAGGTGCTGGCGCGGGCCCGCGAGATCCTGAAGAACCTGGAGGCGATGGAGGTGGACGAGGGCGGCCACCCCGCGCTGGCCCGCGGCCGGCGGCGCCGCGCCGGCCCCTCCGCCGCGCAGCTCGGCCTGTTCGGCGGCGGGGCGCCGGCGGACCCGGCCGCGGAGGACGTCGCGAAGGCCATCCGCGCGATCGACCTCGACGCGCTCCGCCCGCTCGACGCGCTCAACCTGCTGGCCGGCTGGAAGAAGTCGCTGGAGTAG
- a CDS encoding cytochrome c3 family protein — protein sequence MKLLASIVAAFVLTGSAMAAAPAAPTVLKAKNGDVTFNHKTHAAVKCETCHATAAGGKIEGFGKEKAHASCIECHKKEAKGPAKCAECHKKA from the coding sequence ATGAAGCTCCTCGCTTCGATCGTGGCCGCCTTCGTGCTCACCGGCTCCGCCATGGCCGCCGCGCCCGCCGCGCCGACCGTGCTCAAGGCAAAGAACGGCGACGTGACCTTCAACCACAAGACCCACGCGGCGGTGAAGTGCGAGACCTGCCACGCGACCGCCGCCGGCGGCAAGATCGAGGGGTTCGGCAAGGAGAAGGCGCACGCGAGCTGCATCGAGTGCCACAAGAAGGAAGCGAAGGGCCCGGCGAAGTGCGCCGAGTGCCACAAGAAGGCGTAG
- a CDS encoding cytochrome c3 family protein, whose protein sequence is MTKYLAALFAALTISVVAVAAEPPATLTLQAKPGNVTFPHKAHADKLGKCETCHATAAGGKIEGFGKDKAHGLCIECHKKEAKGPTKCAECHKKA, encoded by the coding sequence GTGACCAAGTACCTCGCTGCGCTGTTCGCCGCACTGACCATCTCCGTCGTCGCCGTCGCCGCCGAGCCGCCCGCCACCCTCACCCTCCAGGCCAAGCCGGGCAACGTGACGTTCCCGCACAAGGCGCACGCCGACAAGCTCGGCAAGTGCGAGACCTGCCACGCCACCGCGGCGGGCGGGAAGATCGAGGGCTTCGGCAAGGACAAGGCCCACGGCCTCTGCATCGAGTGCCACAAGAAGGAGGCCAAGGGCCCGACGAAGTGCGCGGAGTGCCACAAGAAGGCGTAG
- the elbB gene encoding isoprenoid biosynthesis glyoxalase ElbB, with protein sequence MASQKRVGVVLSGCGFLDGAEIHEAVCTLLSLDRRGVKLVATAPDVEQLHVVDHVKGAPADGERRRVLVEAARIVRGQITPLSAVSGRDLDALVFPGGFGAAKNLCSFAVEGRAMRVLPEVERIVREVRGAGRPMGFICIAPVIAARLLGPEGVKVTIGNDRDTAAAIESWGARHVDCKVEDAVVDERLKIASTPAYMLGPWIAPVATGIDKLVSAVLEMA encoded by the coding sequence ATGGCGAGCCAGAAGCGCGTGGGCGTCGTCCTGTCCGGCTGCGGGTTCCTGGACGGCGCCGAGATCCACGAGGCGGTGTGCACGCTGCTGTCCCTCGACCGCCGCGGCGTGAAGCTCGTCGCGACCGCGCCGGACGTCGAGCAGCTGCACGTCGTCGATCACGTGAAGGGGGCGCCGGCCGACGGCGAGCGGCGCCGCGTGCTGGTGGAGGCGGCCCGCATCGTGCGCGGGCAGATCACGCCGCTCTCCGCGGTGTCGGGGCGGGACCTCGACGCGCTGGTGTTCCCGGGCGGCTTCGGCGCGGCCAAGAACCTCTGCAGCTTCGCGGTGGAGGGCCGGGCCATGCGCGTCCTCCCGGAGGTGGAGCGGATCGTGCGCGAGGTGCGCGGCGCCGGCAGGCCGATGGGCTTCATCTGCATCGCCCCGGTGATCGCGGCGCGCCTGCTCGGGCCCGAGGGGGTCAAGGTCACGATCGGGAACGACCGCGACACCGCCGCCGCGATCGAGTCCTGGGGCGCGCGCCACGTGGACTGCAAGGTGGAGGACGCGGTGGTGGACGAGCGGCTGAAGATCGCCAGCACGCCCGCCTACATGCTCGGCCCCTGGATCGCCCCGGTGGCGACCGGGATCGACAAGCTGGTCTCGGCGGTGCTGGAGATGGCCTGA
- a CDS encoding N-acetylmuramoyl-L-alanine amidase, with translation MRRAAVLLTVLMLAAPVEAAPAARYRGRTPAAAKHDAPRRTAARARPAPAPKKPAARAKVSRLVDAKAAMSALMRDRNRRRYRHNWEKAIRGLEQAARGKDAPAALLEASRARYALYRWSAVEADRDEALRLAARATRLGSRDAPALAAAIRREAGDDRPARAAAPPRAAPKRAPTPAPAAPAAPEPEPADADEEPAPEPALDAALADLRGEPARPMPLGESGGEGTATVSEVRAWSSGDYTRVAIYLSHWVGWHKLELAPEGDRPRRLALDLRPAHLDGKAVERAVAGDQVDRVRAAQNGPDTVRVVLDLPGDDKVQLFTLDDPPRLIVDVGTHAAIHQAIAGATRAPEPPPAPGPAAPAGKAGPSAGEGELGPIRRIVVDAGHGGHDPGAIGPTRVREKDVTLAIARRLARKLEAEGFQVVLTRRDDRFLALEERTALANTARGDLFVSVHANAHPRRVRAGVETYFLNVADDRYAARLAARENGLDAEDAPSEVARILSDLDAKASADSSRRLAQLVQREVCAGVRSRVGDVKDLGVKSALFYVLLGARMPAVLVETGFISNRAEEQRLGSARYQDEVASGITRAVAQFARGDARVAAAR, from the coding sequence ATGCGCCGCGCCGCCGTCCTGCTCACCGTGCTGATGCTCGCTGCCCCGGTGGAGGCAGCGCCGGCGGCGCGCTACCGCGGCAGGACGCCCGCCGCCGCGAAGCACGACGCGCCGCGGCGAACGGCGGCCCGCGCGCGCCCGGCCCCGGCGCCGAAGAAGCCCGCGGCCCGGGCGAAGGTGAGCCGGCTGGTGGACGCCAAGGCCGCGATGTCCGCGCTGATGCGCGACCGGAACCGGCGCCGCTACCGCCACAACTGGGAGAAGGCGATCCGCGGGCTCGAGCAGGCGGCGCGCGGGAAGGACGCGCCGGCCGCGCTGCTCGAGGCGTCCCGCGCGCGGTACGCGCTGTACCGCTGGTCCGCGGTGGAGGCGGATCGCGACGAGGCGCTTCGGCTCGCGGCGCGCGCGACGCGCCTCGGCTCGCGCGACGCGCCCGCGCTCGCCGCCGCGATCCGCCGCGAGGCCGGCGACGATCGCCCGGCGCGCGCCGCCGCGCCGCCCCGGGCCGCGCCGAAGCGGGCGCCGACGCCCGCGCCCGCGGCCCCTGCGGCGCCCGAGCCGGAGCCCGCCGACGCCGACGAGGAGCCCGCCCCGGAGCCCGCGCTCGACGCGGCCCTGGCCGACCTGCGCGGCGAGCCCGCCCGGCCCATGCCGCTCGGCGAGTCCGGCGGGGAGGGCACGGCCACCGTCTCCGAGGTCCGGGCCTGGTCGAGCGGCGACTACACCCGCGTCGCGATCTACTTGTCGCACTGGGTGGGCTGGCACAAGCTGGAGCTCGCCCCGGAGGGCGACCGCCCTCGCCGGCTCGCGCTCGACCTGCGCCCGGCGCACCTCGACGGCAAGGCGGTCGAGCGCGCCGTGGCCGGCGACCAGGTGGACCGGGTGCGCGCGGCGCAGAACGGCCCGGACACCGTGCGCGTGGTGCTGGACCTGCCCGGCGACGACAAGGTGCAGCTCTTCACGCTCGACGACCCGCCGCGCCTGATCGTGGACGTCGGGACGCACGCCGCCATCCACCAGGCGATCGCCGGGGCGACCCGCGCGCCGGAGCCGCCGCCGGCGCCCGGCCCGGCCGCGCCCGCGGGCAAGGCCGGCCCGTCCGCCGGCGAGGGCGAGCTCGGGCCCATCCGTCGCATCGTGGTGGACGCCGGGCACGGCGGCCACGATCCCGGCGCCATCGGCCCGACGCGCGTGCGCGAGAAGGACGTGACGCTCGCGATCGCGCGGCGGCTGGCGCGCAAGCTGGAGGCCGAGGGCTTCCAGGTGGTGCTGACGCGCCGCGACGACCGGTTCCTGGCGCTCGAGGAGCGCACCGCGCTCGCGAACACCGCCCGCGGCGACCTGTTCGTCTCGGTGCACGCGAACGCCCACCCGCGCCGCGTCCGCGCCGGCGTGGAGACCTACTTCCTGAACGTGGCCGACGACCGCTACGCGGCCCGGCTCGCCGCCCGCGAGAACGGGCTCGACGCCGAGGACGCGCCGTCGGAGGTGGCGCGCATCCTGAGCGACCTCGACGCGAAGGCCAGCGCCGACAGCTCGCGCCGGCTCGCGCAGCTCGTCCAGCGCGAGGTGTGCGCGGGCGTGCGCTCGAGGGTGGGGGACGTGAAGGATCTCGGCGTGAAGAGCGCGCTGTTCTACGTGCTGCTGGGCGCGCGCATGCCGGCGGTGCTGGTCGAGACCGGGTTCATCTCCAACCGCGCCGAGGAGCAGCGCCTCGGCTCGGCGCGCTACCAGGACGAGGTCGCGTCCGGGATCACCCGCGCGGTCGCGCAGTTCGCCCGGGGCGACGCGCGGGTCGCGGCGGCGCGCTGA
- a CDS encoding M61 family metallopeptidase — protein sequence MLGAAVAVGLAALGAAAAPIDLEVDLRDAPSGVIHARLVIPARPGPLTLVAPKWLPGDHRPSNAVAELASLAVTAGGRPLAWARDPVDPYAFHLQVPRGAERVEVALDQLAPPAGQGSSAAGSSFTSQLGILGWGTVVLVPAGVPAADQPVRARVTLPRGWKASTALPVAAREGDAMRFAPASLELLVDSPVLSGRHLMELPVHAPGAPPHLLVVAAESEDALAVPAELRADVERLVAEAGALFGGYPFAGYRFLVTLSDEIVFSGLEHHQCADMRMPERALADPIARRTRAGLLSHEYVHAWNGKSRRPQGMAAADFQAPPDARLLWVYEGLTHYLGWVLAARSGLGGARLPDSIAVAAQGMASTTGRAWRSLEDTAAAAQVGYSARSEGAYARRSVDFYWEGALVWLEVDARIRRESRGARSLDDFVRAFLGGRSGGPTVSAYRLDEVIAALGKVAPLDWAGLLDARVARPRPEAPTAGIEAAGWRLATSDTPTSLQVAQERVLGSFNLEASIGLYLSEDRVVDVVPGSPAARAGIPPGARLVAVNGRKHTRQRLEDALRATERGGPLELLVEAGDRFRTHAIAWRGGLRYPVLVREAGVPDLLATIAAPRAFAAIHAPAP from the coding sequence ATGCTGGGAGCCGCAGTCGCCGTGGGCCTCGCCGCGCTGGGCGCCGCGGCCGCGCCGATCGACCTCGAGGTGGACCTCCGCGACGCGCCGTCGGGCGTGATCCACGCGCGGCTGGTGATCCCGGCGCGGCCCGGCCCGCTCACCCTGGTCGCGCCGAAGTGGCTGCCCGGAGATCACCGGCCCAGCAACGCGGTGGCGGAGCTGGCCTCGCTGGCCGTGACCGCGGGCGGGCGGCCGCTCGCGTGGGCGCGCGATCCGGTCGATCCGTACGCGTTCCACCTGCAGGTGCCCCGCGGCGCGGAGCGCGTCGAGGTGGCGCTCGACCAGCTCGCGCCGCCGGCCGGGCAGGGGAGCTCCGCCGCCGGCTCCTCCTTCACCTCGCAGCTCGGGATCCTGGGCTGGGGGACGGTGGTCCTGGTACCGGCCGGCGTCCCTGCCGCCGATCAGCCGGTCCGCGCGCGCGTGACGCTGCCGCGGGGCTGGAAGGCGAGCACCGCGCTGCCGGTGGCCGCGCGCGAGGGCGACGCGATGCGGTTCGCGCCGGCCAGCCTGGAGCTGCTGGTGGACTCGCCGGTCCTCTCCGGCCGTCACCTGATGGAGCTGCCGGTGCACGCGCCCGGCGCCCCGCCGCACCTGCTGGTGGTGGCGGCGGAGTCGGAGGACGCGCTGGCGGTGCCCGCCGAGCTGCGCGCGGACGTGGAGCGGCTGGTCGCGGAGGCCGGCGCGCTGTTCGGCGGCTACCCGTTCGCCGGGTACCGGTTCCTCGTCACGCTCTCCGACGAGATCGTCTTCTCCGGGCTGGAGCACCACCAGTGCGCCGACATGCGCATGCCGGAGCGGGCCCTGGCCGACCCGATCGCGCGGCGGACGCGGGCGGGCCTGCTGTCGCACGAGTACGTCCACGCCTGGAACGGCAAGTCGCGGCGGCCGCAGGGGATGGCGGCTGCGGACTTCCAGGCGCCGCCGGACGCGCGGCTGCTCTGGGTCTACGAGGGCCTGACGCACTACCTCGGCTGGGTCCTCGCCGCGCGCAGCGGCCTCGGCGGCGCGCGCCTGCCGGACTCGATCGCGGTGGCCGCACAGGGCATGGCGAGCACCACCGGCCGGGCCTGGCGATCGCTCGAGGACACCGCCGCGGCGGCGCAGGTGGGGTACTCGGCGCGCTCCGAGGGCGCGTACGCGCGCCGCAGCGTGGACTTCTACTGGGAGGGCGCCCTGGTCTGGCTGGAGGTGGACGCCCGCATCCGCCGCGAGTCGCGCGGCGCCCGCTCCCTCGACGACTTCGTGCGGGCGTTCCTGGGCGGGCGGTCCGGCGGGCCCACCGTGTCGGCGTACCGGCTCGACGAGGTGATCGCCGCGCTGGGCAAGGTGGCGCCGCTCGACTGGGCCGGCCTCCTCGACGCGCGCGTGGCCCGCCCGCGCCCGGAGGCGCCCACCGCCGGGATCGAGGCGGCGGGGTGGCGGCTCGCCACCAGCGACACGCCCACCTCGCTCCAGGTGGCGCAGGAGCGGGTGCTCGGGTCGTTCAACCTGGAGGCGTCCATCGGCCTCTACCTCTCCGAGGATCGCGTGGTGGACGTCGTCCCCGGCTCGCCGGCCGCGCGGGCGGGGATCCCGCCGGGCGCGAGGCTCGTGGCGGTGAACGGCCGCAAGCACACCCGCCAGCGCCTGGAGGACGCGCTGCGCGCCACCGAGCGCGGCGGACCGCTGGAGCTGCTGGTCGAGGCGGGCGACCGCTTCCGGACGCACGCGATCGCCTGGCGCGGCGGGCTGCGCTACCCGGTGCTCGTCCGGGAGGCAGGTGTGCCCGATCTCCTGGCAACGATCGCCGCCCCGCGGGCGTTCGCCGCCATCCACGCGCCGGCGCCGTGA